The sequence GAATCCATTCTCTCTGTTCGTTATTCCACAGCCGTGTCTTGCTCTTTCTCGCCTTCTATCCCCCACCTTCTGTTTCACTCGCTCTACGTGCATTACGCGAACGGACTCGCAGTCAGTCGGCACAGAGTCATCGTTGACGCCACCGAGACCCTCCTTATccctttctttcattcttttcctcCATTTCAATCTCCCTCTTCGCTCCTCTCCGTTAATTCATCCCGCGATGTTCCTTGATTTTCGCGGTCCTCTTAATATTCCTTCCCCGTTTCACCGCCGGCAATCAGCCCAGAGCCCTTTCGTTCGCGTTCCTGGTGAAACATCATCGAGAACGTACGTTGCAACGGGAGTGGTCAGTGTTCAGTGGTTGTGATACTTCTTCGATGCCACGAGAAGGATAGAGCGGCTTCGACCTTGCTCACCCGTTTGGTAATTAACCTTTGACAGATGTACGCGCGATTTTTTCCATCTCCTCACCGTGCCAGAAGACGAGGAGATCAACTGATAGCGAGTTGCGCGATAACGTCGCTTCGCTAGTCTATCGTTTTTAACTATGTATTTTTTCCTCCTCGACGCGATGCACGCTTGAGAGTGCTCGATCTTTATCGCCAGCACTCCCCTCGTACCAGTAAACCGATAATTGAACGAGTTATGAAGGCGCACGCGAACGTACCGGTTAATCCTCtaacggcggaccagggagagagactCAATTCTAACTTAACTTTGCTAACTTAACTATATGtttaactttaaattgatattcttCTGCATCTTTTGTAAGTTTAAAGgtggcggaccagggagagagacccaattctATATTAATCTCGTATtacatatcattttcattttctaaaatgtATAGCGTTTTTCCAAGAATAATTCTTTGAacatatgaaattcttttgtttaaaaatttatttatttatttattcagtatATACAAAAATTGTGTATTTAACTTAAAATTTCAATGCCCGCAGCAAAACAAAAAGTAGAGCGCACTGTAATCaaaattttctctttatttataTTACAACCATAATCGTTTCGCAAGGTTCGCATCGCGGAATGTCCTCATCGGCGCTTCACGTTTACGTAAGATTTCGAGGCGACGATCATTCGAGCGCAGGACGCGTTGGCGCGTGGCGCACGCCATGGAGTCTCTGCGAACCGACGGTCGGCAGCCGGTAAAGGAGCTCGTCCTCGCGATAGTATCTAACGACGATAATGGGATAACGAGGGTCTCGATAATTAACCGGGAAGCCGGGTACGAGTAACCGAGTCTTGCTCGATCGTTGACTCGACGGCAACCTTCCCCCCACCGTTCCTTTCCCGTTGCTTCCTCCTCGGACAGCGGTTACCATTGTCCGCCTTAACCGAGCGAATCGATGACCCGTGGAAGATTATCCTCCGTTCCGTTCGCGGGAAGCTATCCCGTCAGCGTTTCGCTTCCGTTCTTACCTTGGcgcgctttttttttcttcttcttcttctgcatcgaATACGCGGTGCGTTACGTCAGCGATACAAAGCCGGTTTGCGTAATCGATGGCGACAGTGCGTATTTTTGTAATTCTCCTGGCTCGTAAGTCAACACCGAGGTGTTCATTTCAACGAGAACGAATATTGCGTTTCCCCGGCTCCCTTCCCTCCCCAAGCGCGCAAATCGAGGGAAAGGTACGGCGGTGTAACGGTACCGGCGAAAAACGCGTTCGAAAAATGACTAAAGCGTACCGTTTTAGCCGCGGCGAGGAATCGGTTACGGTCGTTGATCTTGCCGACTTCGCGCCGCCTTTGTTTCTTCCGGCCCGAAAGGGGCGCCGCGTCCTCCCGACAAAGCTTTCGGAATGTCGGAAGGCTGTCCGCCGAGTCACGTAACGTGGTAGTCGGGATAAACGTGCTCTCGAGCTAGATCGATTTCCCGTAATCAAGGTAACGCGATATCGCAACCGCGACCGATATTATCCTGGCGCCTGTATCGCCGAGTCGTTTCGACAGCCACGCCACGAATTCGTACCTTTCGCCTCGGTCTCGGAAACGTTTCGTTTGCTTTGAGCCGCGCTCGTTAACGCAAACGCGGAAACTTTACAGCTCCCCTCCCTGAGAGTAAACTCAGAATTATCTACTCGCGGCTGTTTGTTTGATTTAACACACGCACACGCGCACGGTTCTAGTATCGTCAGTTACCAGGCACCGGGTTTGTTCGTTTTCAATTTTAGGAGGCAAGATCGGTGAGCTTCGCCTCGCGGGGACAGAATGGAAGGAGAGGATGTAGGCGATGATAAGCTTTCGAAAAAGGAAGAACCGGGGCTTCGTGTTCTCTCGGTCGACAAAGTCACCGTGGAGAAGATCGTGTTCGAATCGTCGAGTGGATCGCGGGAAGTGCTGCTGACGAAGAACGAGACCTCGAGGAAACTGTCGATTAAGTCCGAGCTCTCGCGGTCCGAGGACGAAGGGAGGAAGAACCGCGCATCGCTTCCGGAGGACATACTCGCGGCGAACTCGAAGGGCGCGATCGAGAAGAGGATCAAACCGATCAAACTTACCAAGGGTCCCTCGATAGGCAGCATCGTGGTCGACGTTCCGTCAAAGTTAGAAATTAACGAATCCAATTCAAAGAAAGCTGAAGAGAAAGCAAAGGATGAAGATAATCAAGAGGACCGAAGGGAGAACGAGGGAACCGAGGCGAAAGATCGTTTAGAAAAGAGTCGTTCGAACATCAAAGTGCTGCAGGAAAATTTAACAACCAAGATCGACGCCAACACCGTCGAAAGGTACAGGAGGAAGTTGCAGGAGCTGCGCGAGAACTGCGCCCACAAGTTGCTCGATTCGAACGCGAACGAGAAGTTCACGGAGGTCGCGTTCGACGAGGAATTCCTGCAGAAGCACAACCTCGACAGGAGATTGAAGATCGAGGAGGATAGATCACCGGAGGGTGAGCTCGAGCAGGAATCGGACGAGTTGCTGACGAAGGACACCGCGACAGCGAAGCCGAGCTACAGCAAGAAGGTCTCCGAGGTGGAGAAAAGGTGGTCCGGAGAGTTCCTGGAGAACAGACTGACGCGTCGATCCTCGGAATCCTCCAAGTCCTCTTACGTGGAGGAATTCGGCAGCGTATCCTCCGAGGAGAGCGTCGCGGGAGATCGCGACTCGCCGCGATTCGAGCGAGAGAAGAGGAATACGGAGGTGGAAGAGAGCGGACGAGAGTCTTTCGGGAGGCAAACTTCGGAGGAGGTCCTCGCGGACAGTACCGTGAGCACTTTAGATTCCGACTCGTGTCTGGAGGATCGGATCAAGGCGTTGGAGGAGGAGGAAAGTGTAGATCGGAAGGACGAGGTGGAGGATGACGAAGGAGAGGATCTCGACGTGGTGCGTCGTCGACGTCGCTCGAAGCTGTTAGCGTACGAGCGTGCCGATCGTTGGAACGAGTCTCTGAAACGGGCGAAGGTTTCGAGCGGTTGCTCGACGGACTCGATCGACTCGACGCGTTCGAGGAAGGACGGTTACGCGAGTCTCGTGAGGGAATTGGCCATGGAGGCGGCGGCGGGCACTTCTCGAGTGAAGAAGGAAGAGAAGCAAAAGAGGAAGCTGGGGCTTCGCAGATTGCTGCCTGGTTTCTTCTCGCCGAAGGATTCCCGGAAGgattacaagaagaagaaggagtcgAAGGAGAGGAGGAGGCACGAGGACAGACACTTCGCTCGTTACCAGCAGAACGGAAATTACACCAGATCGCCGGACACGATGAATCTGAACGAGGACATCAAGAGGAACGTGAAGCTGGACAACAGTCTGAACGGATCGATCATCGAGGAGAGGCTGGACGAGATAAAACGAGAATTGTTCCCGGATCAGTGCCCGATAACCAGCACTCCGGACCACCTGGCGCGGGACGAGGAGCAGAGTCTGTTGCGCGACCGAAGCGGAGCCGCCAGGGCGTACGGCATCGACTCCAGCCTGAGCTCCATCGCGCCGGACGACAGGTGGAACGAGAGGAGCGGGCATCTTGGGATATCCCCGGACATCCGGAAGTTCGAGCAGAGGCAGAAGCGCGAGGAGTTCGACCAGAGGTACGGGGGGCAGCAATTGGAGCGAAAGCACAGTCTGCAGGAATCGAATCCACCGAACCGTCTGTGTTTCTTTCAAAGAAATCATGGCCCCTCGGGAAGAATCTCGGCGCCGCCCAGCGAGAGGTACCTCGTCCGACCCAGGGCGATCCATCCGATCGACAGACCTCTGCCGGCGATCCCTCGATCCCGAGTCGACTCGTCCAATTATGAAAACTATCCGGAGGAAGATAATCAACCGCGGCCGATCGGTTATGAACGGAGTGGGGCATACACAGCGGACAAGGCGGAATATTCTAACAAATCAACGTTGTATGAGAACGAAGGTTCGCCAGGTGGATTGATTCTGAAATCGGTCTCCGCTCAGGTGAAGATCACGCGGCAGCCGATAGGGAATCAGAACCAGAAGAGAGCGCCCTTGGTCGGTCGATCTCCGAAGTATCTTTCTTCAGGTTCCAGTCAGAAATCCGGGGACTACGGAGATTCCAGTTGCACGCCGAACTCCAGCCAAAAAAGCGAGTTCTCGCCGACCAGTTCGAAGAGCGGGGAGTATTATTTGAATTCTCCGCGGAACAGCGGCTCTCCTAACGACAGGGACTTCGACGAGGAGAACCCGTCCAGCAGGGAAGGCATCTACGAGAACGAGAATGAGAATTCGCCTTCGAGATCGTCCACCCGGTGCGCGGATGAGAGGATCTACGACGAAACGCCGTCCTCGCCGTCTAAACCGCCTATCCGTTCTCCAATGGATGATTCTTTGGATAAGACGGACTCTTCTCCGGGTCGAGGATGTTCCAAGGGCGGACGACCAATGTCGCCCAGGACGAACGCGGACAAACAGAGCATCGATGGAGAAACTGGCAAAACAGGAGCGCGGACCGTGCCTTCCAGGAGGTCCCAGCCTAACGAACAGATCCTGATCGCCTCGCCGAAGAGGGAAATCGCGTACGAGTGTCGGATACCTCGGCCTTTGAACGAGTCCAGACTCTGCGCCGTCGAATCTCCCGTGCGGATGATGAATACGCCTCACAGACTCACCGGAGTGACCCCGTTGGAGCCGCGTAATCAAGATCCAAGCGGGAACCGGGAGCCTCCAGCCTCGAAGATGATCGAAGATGACTAtccaggaggaggaggaggactcGCGGAGATAGCCCGGCCGGAGCCCGTTTACGGACATCATCGAAATCAACCAGTAGCAGGTCAGAATGGTGGATCGCAAGCGGAGGATGAGCGGAGAAAGGACTGCGACGATAGAGTGGCTTGGGTTCAGGGAAGAGCAACTTCTCCGGCGACGAGCCCTAAACGAAACGAAGCAACATCTGGAGAGAGAAACGAATCCCCGGTTACGGAAAACCATCGACAGGGTCAAAATCAACCGCCCTCTCGTTCGCCTCggtccgtggcccctttgctcCTGCAAGAAGCGCAACGTCCCCGCATCGCGGGTCGGGAGAAATTGTACGGAACCGCGGGCCCGGGACGCGTAGACCCACCCAGGGTCCTCCAACCACAGGCGCAGCAACGACAACCGCGATCGCCCACACCGCGAAGTCTAACGGAACCTTTGTACCTTCGTCAAATCCCCGAGTCGACTTACGGGCAACGGGAGAACGCGGCCGTCGGGCCGCTGTCGCCGTCGAAGCAGGAGACTCGACAACACCTGGAGGCGTTCTACTGGCAGCAGAAGACGCTGGAGGCGAGCAGGAAGACCGTCGCGCCTCCGAGCGCGAACGCGAACCCGAGACAGATTGGAAGGAAAATTGATTTACCGGAGGTCAGGGAGGCGGTGTATTGGCAGCAGCTCAAGAAGCTGGACGAGGAGCAACAGAGGCGCATCTACGAGCAGAATTTGATGGAGGAGTCTTCCTGTTGCAAGGCGGGACCGAAGATTCCCTCTGCGAGGTCCGTGTCTCAGAGGCAAGTGTCGGTTCCAAGTCCCGCTGGAGCTATGAATCTTTCGTTGACGATCGGATACGGGGAGCCGGGTCCGTGGGCGGGTAATGTCTGTCGTTCGAAAGGGAATCCGAGCGGAAAGCCGCCGTTAATGCAGAGTCAAAAGGGTCCGAATCAACCGGTGTTGATCGTGAGACCGCAACAAGCGATTCGCGAACGTCGAGAAGCAGCGATGCCCTCTAAGCCCGTCGATTCCTCTCGCAGACCGGAAACGCAGAGGTCGAAAAGCGCTTCCCCGCATTTCCACCGCGGCGACGCCCCTCAGATCGTGCCGCGGAAACTGGACGCCCCGTCGATTTACGAGGAGGAAGTAGCAGCGGTGAACGACGTCGAAGGGAAAAGCGCGCCTCCTCCGATATTCAAAAGGGGCAGCCTGATCGGCGGAGAGTCGGCGGAGTATGGCACCGGAGGTGGCGCTAAGAGGGTCAGCTTTTCGAATCAGTCGACCACCGTCGGACGAGATTTGCCCAGCGGAAGTTGGCCGACAAAACATGGCACAGCTCCGGAACCACCGACTCGAAGACATCGAAGCGAGGACAGCGTTTCCGACACGGACTCGGTGTTTCTTCACCAAGAACGTCGCGACGCTGCGGCTGGCCCCTGCCCCGACGTGGAATACGACGCTGACAGACCTCTACCTCCTCTGCCCAACGACGTGGCTCCTGCGAATCCGAGCGGAAGTGGCAGTACGCCAAGGAGCAACGCGTACGGGGAAGTTCGATGGAACCCCCCACGACCGGATCCACGACGAGCCATCAGCCCCCACCGGATGCTTCGCCCAAAGGGTGAGTGCTTGCTTTTTTTTCCATACACCTCTTTCTATTTTCCGCGATTTTTTCATTCGCGGCGCTGCCACGATCCGCAACGCTCGGATCGTAATTTCACCCGGACAAGTTGCAAAGGATCCGCTCTACGCGGCGTATGACCGTGCATTTCAACGAGCCTCTTAAGGCACACCGAGAGCGGTATCGCGTACAAGCACGTTCCTGCCCGCGGTACACGAATCTCGCTCTTATATCTAAAGCCTGTACGAACTTCACTTCCTACGTAATGTCGCGAATTCGTGAGAAGTTTGCACGTATTCGGGCTGCAGGCGTATTTGTCAATTTGACGAAATTTATTGGTAAGTCGACTTAAGAATATTGAGTGGAATCGGGTCGAGTCGGGTAcgatttcgggtacccgatattcaCGTCAAATATGCATTTTTTGGGTCAggtttcgggtacccgaaattttcagaTCTCTATTAATATCGATACTCGTCGATCGTTCATACGTCTTGGTTCGACGACCCTGCACCTTAACGAGGATTTTTACCGTGAACTTGCCACGACGATGGAAGCAACCTGGTTCGGGGTCAGAGATGGTCTTGGCTGCAGGATACGTGGGCAGTAGCGTTACGTCATTGGACGGGTCGGAGTAGCTGTACGGGCAGTCGCGATTAGTTGCTCTTCTAGTTTCCCCGGAGGAAGGTCGGTAACCTACGACTCGATAAAACGCTATGCGAGTTCACCATCCACCTATCCCAAGAGGAAACCGCTTTTAAATCAGCCACATGCCACTCGCAAATTCTTGATCCAAAACGATCCTATTCAAAAGAACGTATCCGGGCAAACGTTGATCGAATTCTCGTCTAGTCCTTCGATACGATATGTATGCAAATCGGTAGAATCCTCAGAGACAGCGGATACAGATTCGAATATCAAAATATTCGAAGAGCCCCGAGAATTCGCGCCATCCAATTAACCGGTTCATCGACCGTCCGCGAATTAACGCGTCTATTTACCGCGGTAATAAGCAACGAGGTCGCGAGGACATCGCGGAGAAGCGAAACGCGTCAAAGAACCTGCGTACCAGTGTGTCCGTGCGTGGGAGGTCGGGGGAGGTCGCGGGAACGGTCGTATGTTTTCCGTACGGTGAGTAGTAAGTAGCATTCGGGAGGATGCGGAGGCGGGAAGGGCGTTCGGGATCGATCCCCGACTTGGTTCCCGTGACGTCACACGGGAAGGGAAGATAGAAGGAGGGCGCTGGGACGAGGGACGAAGGGACAAGGAGGAAAGTGAGACAAAGCGAGAAAGGTTTCGCGAGCTGAGCCGCGACAGGGTGGTACGGGGGCATGCGGCGCGGCGATGTAGagggaggaaagagagaaaggtggGTGCAGTGTGCCGGGACTCGGGCAGGTCCCGGCgacgttccgttccgttccgcgGGTTTTCGATGGTGGTGCCGCTGCTGTTGGTGCTACCGGCGTTCGCGCACCTTGTGAAACGACTCTAACCGCGTACCTGATAGTGGTTGTGGGTGGTAGTGCGGTGGTGGTGCGACGCCGCCGTTATCGGTGGACGTCGCGTCTTATTTTCCGCGCTCGGACTTTTCCCCAACATCGCAGCCTCTTCTTCAGGGCTACGATCGATCGCGACCTTCGAAGACGCGTGTTCGCGAAGGAGGAGCGCGCGGTGACGTTAGTCGCGATCGTCGAAGGGACGAAACGCGAGGTAAGCACATAGGGTGCTGGGGGATCGTGGAGGGTGGCGGTGCTGCCGTCGAGCCGGTCGCCCGTCACACGGCGCGAGGTACGTGCTCGTCTCGCCGGTGCCCGCCGTGTAGTTTCTCCTCCCTCGTCGCCTTCTTTCGGGTCTCTGTTCGAAAAATCGTCCAAAGGTGTCTAGGCCCTATCCTAAACATCCGCGTCTCATCGGCAAGTGTAGTGACCTTATCACGGACCAAGGATTAAAACTTAAACTGTGCCCGTTCGGTGATCGAACTTGAAAAAAAAGCATGCATTTAGAGCGTGAACCGCGCGATACGGGTAGATCCGCCAGGTATGGTTATCGCTCCTCGGCCACGACCTTCACCGTGTAATCGACGTGGAAGGGAAAAGGTTCTCGAACGAAGGGGATGCTGTGAATCGTGCCAGTCCAGCGACTCGCGAAATATTCCTTTCTGAAAAATCTCGCGCGCTTATTAATCCCGTAGGAACGTAAAGAATATCCTGGCGGGAGACAACGGGGTGTCTTGTTCGTTCGGCCCGGGTCGATGGGTCGACGTTCCCAAAGTGCAGCCCTGTGTGGCTTA comes from Osmia lignaria lignaria isolate PbOS001 chromosome 8, iyOsmLign1, whole genome shotgun sequence and encodes:
- the LOC117606476 gene encoding uncharacterized protein LOC117606476 isoform X1, whose translation is MEGEDVGDDKLSKKEEPGLRVLSVDKVTVEKIVFESSSGSREVLLTKNETSRKLSIKSELSRSEDEGRKNRASLPEDILAANSKGAIEKRIKPIKLTKGPSIGSIVVDVPSKLEINESNSKKAEEKAKDEDNQEDRRENEGTEAKDRLEKSRSNIKVLQENLTTKIDANTVERYRRKLQELRENCAHKLLDSNANEKFTEVAFDEEFLQKHNLDRRLKIEEDRSPEGELEQESDELLTKDTATAKPSYSKKVSEVEKRWSGEFLENRLTRRSSESSKSSYVEEFGSVSSEESVAGDRDSPRFEREKRNTEVEESGRESFGRQTSEEVLADSTVSTLDSDSCLEDRIKALEEEESVDRKDEVEDDEGEDLDVVRRRRRSKLLAYERADRWNESLKRAKVSSGCSTDSIDSTRSRKDGYASLVRELAMEAAAGTSRVKKEEKQKRKLGLRRLLPGFFSPKDSRKDYKKKKESKERRRHEDRHFARYQQNGNYTRSPDTMNLNEDIKRNVKLDNSLNGSIIEERLDEIKRELFPDQCPITSTPDHLARDEEQSLLRDRSGAARAYGIDSSLSSIAPDDRWNERSGHLGISPDIRKFEQRQKREEFDQRYGGQQLERKHSLQESNPPNRLCFFQRNHGPSGRISAPPSERYLVRPRAIHPIDRPLPAIPRSRVDSSNYENYPEEDNQPRPIGYERSGAYTADKAEYSNKSTLYENEGSPGGLILKSVSAQVKITRQPIGNQNQKRAPLVGRSPKYLSSGSSQKSGDYGDSSCTPNSSQKSEFSPTSSKSGEYYLNSPRNSGSPNDRDFDEENPSSREGIYENENENSPSRSSTRCADERIYDETPSSPSKPPIRSPMDDSLDKTDSSPGRGCSKGGRPMSPRTNADKQSIDGETGKTGARTVPSRRSQPNEQILIASPKREIAYECRIPRPLNESRLCAVESPVRMMNTPHRLTGVTPLEPRNQDPSGNREPPASKMIEDDYPGGGGGLAEIARPEPVYGHHRNQPVAGQNGGSQAEDERRKDCDDRVAWVQGRATSPATSPKRNEATSGERNESPVTENHRQGQNQPPSRSPRSVAPLLLQEAQRPRIAGREKLYGTAGPGRVDPPRVLQPQAQQRQPRSPTPRSLTEPLYLRQIPESTYGQRENAAVGPLSPSKQETRQHLEAFYWQQKTLEASRKTVAPPSANANPRQIGRKIDLPEVREAVYWQQLKKLDEEQQRRIYEQNLMEESSCCKAGPKIPSARSVSQRQVSVPSPAGAMNLSLTIGYGEPGPWAGNVCRSKGNPSGKPPLMQSQKGPNQPVLIVRPQQAIRERREAAMPSKPVDSSRRPETQRSKSASPHFHRGDAPQIVPRKLDAPSIYEEEVAAVNDVEGKSAPPPIFKRGSLIGGESAEYGTGGGAKRVSFSNQSTTVGRDLPSGSWPTKHGTAPEPPTRRHRSEDSVSDTDSVFLHQERRDAAAGPCPDVEYDADRPLPPLPNDVAPANPSGSGSTPRSNAYGEVRWNPPRPDPRRAISPHRMLRPKEEEWNSDGKGRQSNDIGGSGRGEGEAGSNEIPGGRRGGGGGGGIGVGGGGSVLGVGGGGGGGGSGGGGPGGRSGSVGGGRSRDEPRRHTLSGDHQPSLHHQQFNAAQQLHPLHPHHLPPPHGQYGTPPTRHTTMDLEMGTKSRQRKSPLPRGYPPPSSTMLLDEDPGIMSEVETSSTGFRRGGKQRSSLPVVRNPSKTLERPLGLVFLQYRNETKRALLPNEITSIDTVKALFVRSFPKQLTMEYLDSPHVKVYIHDSNKDMFYELEDLRSHLRDIRDRSVLRLFESTDGVTGMSGPLGIPGTGAGLPPHWEDQSYFSEPEFDSEYQHQHIHKSKTAKNSTSGSSGYYVGGSSTLPRGGPVMRAYSPAASSVVGPSSTPTQPKPLTTPGGGGVPPAKPLRSYQCGKSPLGSLGGSARFSRDSSVSLYSIADRLHGESGYMSSPERGGGVGSGTGRYPPGPYSAGSSYEDPYYSQYSGTVTPVIDEEASDTELLEESYSLYGVKPPGRPPSGPPRSPFPPGAPPPLPPGGQSYDATRIRVEHMERQLANLTGLVQKALTHAPHTSPSPRDYLQVPAGRDPYARGPGAGDEFDKHSSSSSASLPVSQPAVTDDSYLRTDVKPPKLGKDKSVSFEKSVSFSDDPPDMNSPKQHSPQHAADTKPTKPAIKSSTLPRMSSQERDRHKPTPPPKPAALVAGQYVYRDLALTPEMYNQLRGLQKKAKDLRQEVRNLRRMSQAQAHTIRETILDTFITIRAMLLSCGDAAWDAEKIRLSREEDLYRQEMLRLVKDLTELENTVEELRGNVINRKTRVNMSDVENMALIMSKSSLSRFSKTVADLKVRFPSLQEGMKGLLSSEMEMVVRAEKFLKEEPERLESALKRCKKLTSTLVTLKRLASVQEQRLPNAATSVDAEETPPITPTSAQHSKATAPVPAERTVVGSASVIGGGPHALEPPTAHQQRPENALDALLDELQTFSRPSSQLGHVQTSVRGEAPAGAVTTNVGTPARAPCISDIGRKGSIDSSSGTVIAALAPTGAAANVAGGTLRRLHSYPSSSDTDTSPPIARLQVSLQDQQPSLPTLPQGFVPGQKPPVPERNAELLQLATARRVPPPPPPRTSSRSPLASPTSPQLPPRNHSCNLQTGNATLRRPPARGTLPIKEGKPPMALPAEAVSALDARPSLLHNNGSTGSQTLAVLSTSNSSSCESVNSQEGLQIEKERQEQLDQRHQELLRKQKALQEQYARLQQLQRNTAGLTTVPPAPPDLLKKTGSESNLLAKMGLGLSAASSGSLTSLAGKPIAPIPQEATRAEQPGDQRNTASVNSSTSIRIATTATASTESNGADQVPNSAAISNGAASATTAPVTATPSTTTTTTSKIYETDIL
- the LOC117606476 gene encoding uncharacterized protein LOC117606476 isoform X16, which gives rise to MEGEDVGDDKLSKKEEPGLRVLSVDKVTVEKIVFESSSGSREVLLTKNETSRKLSIKSELSRSEDEGRKNRASLPEDILAANSKGAIEKRIKPIKLTKGPSIGSIVVDVPSKLEINESNSKKAEEKAKDEDNQEDRRENEGTEAKDRLEKSRSNIKVLQENLTTKIDANTVERYRRKLQELRENCAHKLLDSNANEKFTEVAFDEEFLQKHNLDRRLKIEEDRSPEGELEQESDELLTKDTATAKPSYSKKVSEVEKRWSGEFLENRLTRRSSESSKSSYVEEFGSVSSEESVAGDRDSPRFEREKRNTEVEESGRESFGRQTSEEVLADSTVSTLDSDSCLEDRIKALEEEESVDRKDEVEDDEGEDLDVVRRRRRSKLLAYERADRWNESLKRAKVSSGCSTDSIDSTRSRKDGYASLVRELAMEAAAGTSRVKKEEKQKRKLGLRRLLPGFFSPKDSRKDYKKKKESKERRRHEDRHFARYQQNGNYTRSPDTMNLNEDIKRNVKLDNSLNGSIIEERLDEIKRELFPDQCPITSTPDHLARDEEQSLLRDRSGAARAYGIDSSLSSIAPDDRWNERSGHLGISPDIRKFEQRQKREEFDQRYGGQQLERKHSLQESNPPNRLCFFQRNHGPSGRISAPPSERYLVRPRAIHPIDRPLPAIPRSRVDSSNYENYPEEDNQPRPIGYERSGAYTADKAEYSNKSTLYENEGSPGGLILKSVSAQVKITRQPIGNQNQKRAPLVGRSPKYLSSGSSQKSGDYGDSSCTPNSSQKSEFSPTSSKSGEYYLNSPRNSGSPNDRDFDEENPSSREGIYENENENSPSRSSTRCADERIYDETPSSPSKPPIRSPMDDSLDKTDSSPGRGCSKGGRPMSPRTNADKQSIDGETGKTGARTVPSRRSQPNEQILIASPKREIAYECRIPRPLNESRLCAVESPVRMMNTPHRLTGVTPLEPRNQDPSGNREPPASKMIEDDYPGGGGGLAEIARPEPVYGHHRNQPVAGQNGGSQAEDERRKDCDDRVAWVQGRATSPATSPKRNEATSGERNESPVTENHRQGQNQPPSRSPRSVAPLLLQEAQRPRIAGREKLYGTAGPGRVDPPRVLQPQAQQRQPRSPTPRSLTEPLYLRQIPESTYGQRENAAVGPLSPSKQETRQHLEAFYWQQKTLEASRKTVAPPSANANPRQIGRKIDLPEVREAVYWQQLKKLDEEQQRRIYEQNLMEESSCCKAGPKIPSARSVSQRQVSVPSPAGAMNLSLTIGYGEPGPWAGNVCRSKGNPSGKPPLMQSQKGPNQPVLIVRPQQAIRERREAAMPSKPVDSSRRPETQRSKSASPHFHRGDAPQIVPRKLDAPSIYEEEVAAVNDVEGKSAPPPIFKRGSLIGGESAEYGTGGGAKRVSFSNQSTTVGRDLPSGSWPTKHGTAPEPPTRRHRSEDSVSDTDSVFLHQERRDAAAGPCPDVEYDADRPLPPLPNDVAPANPSGSGSTPRSNAYGEVRWNPPRPDPRRAISPHRMLRPKEEEWNSDGKGRQSNDIGGSGRGEGEAGSNEIPGGRRGGGGGGGIGVGGGGSVLGVGGGGGGGGSGGGGPGGRSGSVGGGRSRDEPRRHTLSGDHQPSLHHQQFNAAQQLHPLHPHHLPPPHGQYGTPPTRHTTMDLEMGTKSRQRKSPLPRGYPPPSSTMLLDEDPGIMSEVETSSTGFRRGGKQRSSLPVVRNPSKTLERPLGLVFLQYRNETKRALLPNEITSIDTVKALFVRSFPKQLTMEYLDSPHVKVYIHDSNKDMFYELEDLRSHLRDIRDRSVLRLFESTDGVTGMSGPLGIPGTGAGLPPHWEDQSYFSEPEFDSEYQHQHIHKSKTAKNSTSGSSGYYVGGSSTLPRGGPVMRAYSPAASSVVGPSSTPTQPKPLTTPGGGGVPPAKPLRSYQCGKSPLGSLGGSARFSRDSSVSLYSIADRLHGESGYMSSPERGGGVGSGTGRYPPGPYSAGSSYEDPYYSQYSGTVTPVIDEEASDTELLEESYSLYGVKPPGRPPSGPPRSPFPPGAPPPLPPGGQSYDATRIRVEHMERQLANLTGLVQKALTHAPHTSPSPRDYLQVPAGRDPYARGPGAGDEFDKHSSSSSASLPVSQPAVTDDSYLRTDVKPPKLGKDKSVSFEKSVSFSDDPPDMNSPKQHSPQHAADTKPTKPAIKSSTLPRMSSQERDRHKPTPPPKPAALVAGQYVYRDLALTPEMYNQLRGLQKKAKDLRQEVRNLRRMSQAQAHTIRETILDTFITIRAMLLSCGDAAWDAEKIRLSREEDLYRQEMLRLVKDLTELENTVEELRGNVINRKTRVNMSDVENMALIMSKSSLSRFSKTVADLKVRFPSLQEGMKGLLSSEMEMVVRAEKFLKEEPERLESALKRCKKLTSTLVTLKRLASVQEQRLPNAATSVDAEETPPITPTSAQHSKYGWKWSTNFKEAIQTSHEQLPLCQRNALSWGQRASSGEGPTLSSHPPPISSVRRTHSTLC